Proteins from one Litoribrevibacter albus genomic window:
- a CDS encoding protein-glutamate methylesterase/protein-glutamine glutaminase has protein sequence MQKIRVLIVDDSASVRSVLQKVLMSDPEIEVVGAAEDPYVARELIKKLNPDVLTLDIEMPKMDGISFLRNLMRLRPMPVVMVSTLTEQGAPLTLEAIEIGAVDYIAKPQVATDLIQGSYVQEICSKVKTAANANVRQYSKDAAPKSSLKVPEHISSRLDLARVIGIGASTGGTEAVKEVLVRMPEVCPPIIISQHIPAGFSKSFAERVDSVSKIHVKEAEEGDKLEPGLALIAPGDRHLVLKRRGVNYFASLDDGERVNLHKPSVEVMFDSMNMVTKGNCVAAMLTGMGADGAQAMLRLKKNGVNTFAQDEATSVVWGMPGAAVKLGAVDREVALPNMTQAILKSCLK, from the coding sequence ATGCAAAAAATTAGGGTTTTGATCGTTGATGATTCAGCCTCAGTAAGAAGTGTTTTGCAAAAGGTGTTGATGTCAGATCCTGAGATTGAAGTGGTCGGGGCAGCAGAAGACCCTTATGTCGCACGTGAACTGATTAAAAAATTAAACCCGGATGTATTAACGCTGGATATTGAAATGCCCAAAATGGACGGTATCTCGTTTCTGAGAAACTTGATGCGTTTACGTCCAATGCCTGTGGTTATGGTTTCTACTCTGACCGAACAGGGGGCACCTCTGACACTGGAAGCCATTGAAATAGGTGCCGTGGACTACATCGCGAAACCTCAGGTTGCGACAGATCTTATCCAGGGTAGTTACGTCCAGGAAATTTGCTCTAAGGTAAAAACGGCTGCGAATGCAAATGTTCGTCAATACAGTAAGGATGCTGCGCCTAAGAGTAGCCTGAAAGTTCCGGAACATATCAGCAGCCGTCTCGATCTGGCCCGGGTGATTGGCATAGGTGCTTCAACTGGCGGTACTGAGGCTGTTAAGGAAGTATTGGTTCGCATGCCTGAAGTTTGTCCTCCTATCATCATTAGTCAGCACATCCCTGCGGGGTTTAGTAAGTCTTTTGCTGAGCGCGTGGATTCGGTGAGTAAGATTCATGTCAAAGAAGCTGAAGAAGGTGACAAGCTGGAGCCTGGACTCGCTTTAATCGCACCGGGCGATCGTCATTTAGTGCTTAAGCGTCGTGGCGTGAACTATTTTGCCAGTCTGGATGACGGTGAGCGCGTTAATCTTCATAAGCCTTCGGTTGAAGTTATGTTTGATTCGATGAATATGGTGACTAAAGGGAATTGTGTGGCCGCCATGTTGACAGGAATGGGGGCTGACGGTGCCCAGGCGATGCTCAGATTAAAAAAGAATGGCGTTAACACCTTTGCTCAGGATGAGGCCACTTCTGTAGTGTGGGGGATGCCTGGCGCGGCGGTTAAGTTGGGTGCAGTTGATCGGGAAGTCGCATTGCCGAACATGACGCAGGCGATTTTAAAGTCTTGTTTGAAATAA
- a CDS encoding STAS domain-containing protein, protein MAIVSSLDGSTGELTIKVKGRFDFSAHQEFRDAYEKVDSVPALYMVDMAETTYLDSSALGMLLLLRDHAGGDAAKIKISNCNNDVKKILTISNFEQLFEIS, encoded by the coding sequence ATGGCTATTGTTTCATCGCTTGATGGCAGTACTGGTGAGCTAACAATTAAAGTAAAAGGGCGTTTTGACTTCAGTGCACATCAGGAATTTCGCGATGCCTACGAAAAGGTAGACAGTGTTCCGGCTTTGTATATGGTTGATATGGCAGAGACAACATACTTAGACAGTTCTGCATTGGGTATGCTGTTGCTACTTCGTGACCATGCTGGTGGCGATGCAGCCAAAATCAAGATTTCTAACTGTAATAATGACGTTAAGAAAATTCTAACGATCTCTAATTTCGAACAGCTATTTGAGATCAGTTAA
- a CDS encoding ATP-binding SpoIIE family protein phosphatase: MDDDSGSLKILIADDNETDRMILKAIVTRQGHEVVTASDGLEAVERFIEDQPELILLDALMPNMDGFEAARRIKELAGEDLVPIIFLTSLKEAESLAKCLEAGGDDFLSKPYNRIILKAKINAFRRMRNMHLTLQKQRDQIAQHNEHLLHEQETAKTVFDNVAHSGCLDSPNIKYLLSPLAVFNGDVLLAARKPSGGMHVLLGDYTGHGLPAAIGAMPMAEIFYALTSKGFTIEEIIKEINSKLKAILPTGVFCCACMLDVEFREREMKVWIGGLPSCVLYRSETGECVELASNHLPLGVLSNDQFKVKMQVFEVSEGDRVFMWSDGIHEARNDQDVMFGEERLMAVFDQCKHPDQLFDSIHDSVESFLGKDKRDDDITLVEVRIPNQVEVEALPEEFIDISDKGPMDWFLDYRLNPLSLKYFNPLPFVLQLITEVPGLRRCSGQVYTILAELFSNALEHGVLKLDSDLKKNPQGFSEYYEMRSKRLENLSEGYVNFELNHIPTETGGQLTVIIRDSGEGFDFKDKMGSDDKQYCGRGIPLISSLCRSVEYRGKGNEVEVVFEWHYQQTGS, translated from the coding sequence ATGGATGATGATTCTGGCTCGCTAAAGATTCTCATTGCAGATGATAATGAAACTGATCGAATGATCTTAAAGGCCATTGTCACTCGCCAGGGACATGAGGTTGTGACTGCGAGTGATGGTTTGGAAGCGGTTGAACGTTTCATCGAAGATCAGCCTGAATTGATTCTATTGGATGCTTTGATGCCGAATATGGACGGTTTCGAAGCAGCCAGAAGAATTAAGGAATTAGCAGGTGAAGACCTGGTTCCGATTATTTTCCTAACCTCTCTTAAAGAAGCTGAATCGCTGGCGAAATGCCTGGAAGCTGGCGGTGATGATTTCCTTTCCAAACCGTACAATCGCATTATTCTTAAAGCCAAGATAAATGCATTTCGCAGAATGCGGAACATGCATTTAACGCTTCAAAAGCAACGTGATCAAATTGCTCAGCACAATGAACATTTGTTGCATGAGCAGGAAACCGCAAAGACCGTATTCGATAATGTAGCCCACTCAGGCTGCTTGGATTCTCCTAACATCAAATACTTACTTTCACCGTTAGCGGTGTTTAATGGGGATGTGTTGCTGGCGGCCAGAAAACCGTCCGGGGGCATGCACGTATTGCTTGGTGACTACACTGGACATGGCTTACCTGCGGCCATTGGAGCAATGCCGATGGCAGAGATCTTTTATGCGCTCACCAGCAAAGGTTTCACCATTGAAGAGATCATTAAGGAAATCAACAGCAAACTGAAAGCCATTCTGCCAACGGGTGTTTTTTGTTGTGCCTGTATGCTTGATGTGGAATTCCGTGAGCGGGAAATGAAAGTTTGGATTGGTGGTTTGCCAAGCTGTGTTTTATACCGAAGTGAAACAGGGGAGTGTGTTGAGCTGGCTTCCAATCATTTGCCTCTCGGTGTGCTTAGTAACGATCAGTTTAAAGTTAAGATGCAGGTGTTTGAAGTTTCTGAAGGCGATCGCGTGTTTATGTGGTCAGATGGTATTCATGAAGCACGTAACGATCAGGATGTAATGTTTGGTGAGGAGCGGCTAATGGCGGTGTTTGATCAATGCAAACACCCTGATCAGCTATTTGACTCGATTCATGATTCTGTTGAAAGTTTTCTTGGAAAAGACAAGCGCGACGATGATATTACTCTGGTCGAGGTTCGAATCCCAAACCAAGTAGAAGTCGAAGCGCTGCCTGAAGAGTTTATCGACATCTCAGATAAAGGCCCGATGGATTGGTTCCTGGATTACCGATTGAATCCGTTGAGTCTGAAATATTTTAATCCGCTTCCTTTTGTTTTGCAGTTAATTACGGAAGTGCCGGGATTACGGCGTTGCAGTGGCCAGGTTTACACTATACTTGCTGAACTCTTTTCGAATGCTCTGGAGCATGGCGTATTAAAGCTGGACTCGGATTTAAAGAAAAATCCTCAAGGCTTTAGTGAGTACTATGAAATGCGCTCTAAACGCCTTGAAAACTTGTCAGAAGGGTATGTGAATTTTGAACTTAATCATATTCCTACAGAAACCGGTGGTCAGTTGACCGTGATTATCCGTGATAGCGGAGAGGGATTTGATTTCAAAGATAAGATGGGCTCCGATGATAAGCAGTATTGTGGTCGGGGAATTCCTTTGATTTCAAGTTTATGCCGTTCTGTGGAGTACCGGGGCAAGGGCAATGAAGTGGAAGTCGTGTTTGAATGGCATTATCAGCAGACGGGCAGTTAA
- a CDS encoding Hpt domain-containing protein: MTGLQHLDIEALEELRDVMEDEFDCLIETFITDADKKLVALKAAIEANDPSEIGKVSHSFKGSCSNIGAPYLSDLCKISEDKGRNEDTTDIDVLYEQIKDEYHQVKNLLSEQLSQ; the protein is encoded by the coding sequence ATGACAGGACTTCAACATCTAGATATTGAAGCATTAGAAGAACTCAGGGATGTTATGGAAGATGAGTTCGATTGCTTGATTGAAACCTTTATTACGGATGCGGACAAAAAATTGGTTGCTCTGAAAGCGGCAATCGAAGCGAATGACCCCTCTGAAATAGGCAAGGTGAGTCATAGTTTTAAAGGTTCATGCAGCAACATCGGTGCTCCCTACCTAAGTGATCTTTGTAAAATTTCTGAAGACAAAGGTCGTAATGAAGATACCACCGATATTGATGTGCTCTATGAGCAAATTAAGGATGAGTATCATCAGGTTAAGAACCTACTTTCTGAGCAACTTAGTCAATAA
- a CDS encoding flagellar hook-length control protein FliK — protein MATPQLGIFLTETQSVSQSQTSRGNAGSQGASFEEQFSQLLGQYVDTPQGTGSPQAGSELPPEMNALMTLNGAELPEGFLAELQSKLEQLFGELGDLESLTEEQLQQAFDDISQQILDVSGQFGLTLSPASVTSFIQNLAQGSGGTGGADVLFANASYNGQPINSQLLNRAPGAAVSMVNLSQGITADSTTFSLAQNSPLESLQLLKQSVESQNFSSSSVVDGLKSMLSSTAATSMSVSLDDVAANHQASVSLYSQPQASAVEDAEVNLQRIPVPPSNRQFSQELSERIMVMATKNIQHAEIQLTPPELGSLMVKINVESDQASIVFTSPNNSVREALEQQSFRLREMLEQQGMDLVDVDVSDQQQDSRSNTNELVAEMNAKGAHNDEHEAETFLESLDQQKAVTASLRLVDYYA, from the coding sequence ATGGCAACTCCACAACTTGGAATTTTTCTCACTGAAACCCAAAGTGTCTCTCAAAGCCAGACAAGCCGTGGCAATGCGGGATCTCAAGGGGCATCCTTTGAAGAGCAGTTTAGTCAGCTGCTGGGGCAATATGTAGATACTCCGCAAGGAACAGGTTCGCCGCAAGCAGGCAGCGAATTGCCACCGGAAATGAATGCGTTAATGACGTTAAATGGCGCTGAATTGCCAGAAGGTTTTTTAGCAGAGTTACAATCAAAATTAGAGCAACTCTTTGGTGAGTTAGGTGACCTTGAATCATTAACTGAAGAGCAACTTCAGCAGGCGTTTGATGACATTAGTCAGCAAATTCTGGATGTTAGCGGTCAATTTGGTTTGACGTTAAGCCCGGCATCTGTGACCTCATTTATCCAAAACTTGGCTCAAGGCTCGGGTGGAACGGGTGGTGCGGATGTTTTGTTTGCTAATGCTTCCTATAACGGCCAACCGATAAACTCCCAGCTGCTGAATCGTGCGCCAGGTGCAGCCGTCAGCATGGTTAATCTGTCGCAGGGAATAACCGCTGATTCGACCACTTTTTCGTTAGCTCAGAACTCGCCTCTGGAGTCTTTGCAGTTACTAAAACAGTCGGTTGAGTCCCAGAATTTTAGTTCGTCTTCTGTGGTTGATGGCTTGAAGTCTATGTTGTCCAGTACGGCTGCAACCAGCATGTCAGTGTCTTTAGATGATGTTGCGGCAAATCATCAGGCATCCGTCAGTTTGTACTCGCAGCCACAGGCTTCTGCTGTGGAAGATGCAGAAGTAAATCTGCAACGTATTCCGGTTCCACCATCGAATCGACAGTTCTCTCAGGAGTTAAGCGAACGTATCATGGTGATGGCAACTAAGAATATTCAGCATGCGGAGATCCAGCTTACGCCGCCTGAGCTTGGTTCCCTGATGGTGAAGATTAATGTTGAAAGCGATCAGGCGAGTATTGTCTTTACCTCTCCGAATAACAGTGTTCGTGAAGCGTTGGAACAACAAAGCTTCCGACTACGCGAAATGTTGGAACAACAAGGGATGGACTTGGTGGATGTGGATGTGTCCGATCAGCAACAGGACAGTCGTTCAAATACCAACGAACTAGTGGCGGAGATGAATGCAAAAGGCGCTCATAATGATGAGCACGAAGCTGAGACATTCCTGGAAAGTTTGGATCAGCAGAAGGCCGTTACTGCGTCTCTGCGCTTGGTTGATTATTACGCATAA
- a CDS encoding flagellar basal body-associated FliL family protein encodes MADEQDIDMSDPQQSGKKRLFMVIGVVALVSLLSIGGVLFLVLGGEDEPAEEAVPEQEAKRPALYMEIQPAFVVTYKVGMRQRYLQVYVSLMVRDPVLLEALKNNNPALQSALLQMFGEQDFNELKTPEGKDKLRSLALEVVNKVVADNIGEGSVEKVLFTNIVMQ; translated from the coding sequence ATGGCCGATGAACAAGATATAGATATGTCCGATCCGCAGCAGTCAGGAAAAAAACGGCTGTTTATGGTGATCGGTGTTGTGGCGCTGGTGAGCTTGCTGTCCATTGGTGGTGTTCTTTTCCTTGTATTGGGTGGAGAGGATGAACCAGCTGAGGAGGCGGTACCGGAGCAAGAGGCTAAGCGACCAGCCTTGTATATGGAGATTCAACCGGCCTTTGTTGTGACCTACAAGGTTGGGATGAGACAACGATATCTGCAGGTGTATGTTTCTCTGATGGTTCGTGATCCGGTATTGCTGGAAGCCTTGAAAAACAACAACCCTGCGTTACAAAGTGCGCTGCTCCAGATGTTTGGAGAGCAGGACTTTAATGAACTGAAAACGCCTGAGGGCAAAGATAAATTAAGATCGCTGGCACTGGAAGTAGTGAATAAGGTGGTAGCGGATAACATAGGTGAAGGAAGCGTCGAGAAGGTGTTGTTTACCAATATTGTTATGCAGTGA